The Burkholderiales bacterium region CGCGTGCGCAGTGTAGATTCCAGCGCAGCCGCATCCGGCTTCCTTCTTTGCGCGCTCGTGCGGAGCACTATCGGTTCCCAGGAAGAACTTGCGGTTGCCGGACACAGCTGCCCGCACGAGCGCCCTGCGGTGTTCTTCCCGCTTCAGCACCGGAAGGCAATAGTGATGCGGCCGCAGCCCACCTTGGAACAGCGCATTGCGGTTGAGCAGGAGATGATGGGCCGTGATCGTGGCCGCGATGTTGGCGGGCGCTGCTTGTACGAATTCCACCGCATGCGCCGTGGTAATGTGCTCGAGAACGATCCTCAGCGCGGGCAGGCGCTCGACAAGTTTGGGAAGCTCGCGCTCGATGAAGACGCGCTCACGATCGAACACATCGACCGACGCATCGGTCACTTCGCCGTGGATGAGCAAAGGCAGACCCTGCACCGCCATTTCCTCCAGTGCGGCGAAGCACTTTCGGATATCGGTCACTCCCCACTCGGAATGCGTGGTGGCGCCTGCAGGATAATACTTCACCGCGTGTACGATACCGCTCGCCTTGGCCCTGCGGATTTCTTCGGGTCGGGTGTTGTCGGTCAGATACAAGGTCATCAGCGGCGCAAACCTGTGCCCGTGCGGAATTGCCTCCAGGATCCGGGCACGGTAGTCCAGCGCCTGAGCGGTGCTCGCGATCGGCGGGTTGAGATTGGGCATTACGACGGCGCGGCCGAAGCGGCGCGCCGTGTCTGCCACCGCGCTGCGCATCGCGGTCCCGTCGCGCAGATGCACGTGCCAGTCATCGGGACGAGTAATGCAGAGCCGATCCATCTTCCTTTGCTCGATGCCGGACTCAGCGAAGGCCTGCCGACCAGTTCGCCAGTTCTTCAGGCTCGCGGCTTGCGCTTCGTTTCGCCATTCGTCGCTCCTCGCTTCTCGTCGCTTTTTATCTCAAGAGCCAGCCTGTACAGCCTTGCTTTCGGGGCTCCGGTGATCTTTGCAACGAGCTTTGCAGCCTGCGTGGTCGAAAGCTCTCCCAGCAGCGCGCGCAGCATGCGCTCGGCATCCGGGTCGATCGACGTTTGCGGGCGTACGTGCGCTCCCTCGACCAGCAACACGAATTCTCCACGGCCACGTTCCCGGTTCTCCGCAATCCAGCCAACGGCCTGCGCCAGCGTGCATTCATGCACTTCCTCGAACAGCTTGGTCAGCTCACGGGCGATCACCACGCGGCGGTCCGCGCCGAACGCGCGTGCCATGTCCTGCAACGTCTCGACGACCCGATGGGGCGCCTCGAAGAACACCATCGCGTCCTGCGCGCTCGCGAGCGCTTCGAGCGACCTCGCGCGCTCGCTCCGCTTGGCTGGCAGGAACCCCGCAAACAAGAACCTCGGCCACGCGATCCCGCAGACCGACAGCGCGGCGGTAAGCGCGCTCGGGCCGGGCACCGGCATGACGCGGAAACCTCGCTTCCTCGCCCATGCGACGACCCGCGCGCCGGGGTCGCTCACGCCCGGAGTCCCCGCGTCGGTCACTAGCGCAACCGATTTGCCGGAGGACAGCAGCTTGCCGATGCCCTCGGCGGCTGCGCGCTCGTTGTGCTGCCGAACGGAAATCGGACGCGCGGAGATTCCGTGCCGGGCGAGCAGCTTCTGCGTCTGGCGCGTATCCTCCGCGGCAATCACGTCGACGCTCGCCAAGACGTCGAGTGCACGAAGCGTGACATCGCGCAGGTTTCCGATGGGCGTAGCGACCACATATAATGTGCCGCCTCTCACCTCGTCTTCAGCGTTATGCAACTTCGCTTGGTCCCGTGGCTGCTGCTCGCGCTACTATACTGGGCGAGCGTTCCGTTCGCCATTCAGCCGGCGGCCGCGCAGGAGGAGCCATCGCGGCCGGATGGCGTTTTGCTCACACAGCCGCACATCGCGATCATTCTGCCTTTGCAGTCCGTATCTTTCGGCAAGCACGCCGACTCGGTGCGGCTGGGCGTGTTCGCCGCGGCCGGCCTGCAACAGGATGCACTGCCGGTGGTGGTGTACGCGACCACCGAGGAACCGGCGCGCATTCTCGACGCGTATCGGCGCGCCATTTCCACCGGGGCGCTGGCCGCGATCGGCCCGCTGACGCGCAACGGCGTCTCCTCGCTCGCCTCGAGCGGGCAGGTCTTGGTGCCGACCATCGCGCTCAATGCGCCGGAAACGGACATCCGCCTTCCGCCGCAACTCTACGTGTTCGGGCTGCAGATCGAATCCGAAGCACGGCAGGTTGCGAGATACGCGCTCAAGCAGGGTGGCAAATCGGTATTTGTCGTCATGCGCGACGCCGCACTGGACCGCCGCATCGCGCAGGCCTTCACCGATGAGTGGAGACGCCTCAGGGGCACGATCGCGGAACAGTTCGTCTACACGACGGAGGTCGCCGCTCTGGCCAAGCTGCGCGAGCGGCTGGCCACCACCTCCGCCGACACCATTTTCTTGACGGTAGACGCCGCCCGCGCCCGCTTTGCGCGTCCCTATCTCGGGAGCCGGCAGAGCATCTATGCCACTTCGCTGGTGTTCGCGTCGAACGCGGATCCGCTGGAACTGTACGATCTGGACGGCGTCCGTTTCCTCGACATGCCCTGGCTGCTGCAGCCCGATCATCCCGCGGTCATGAGCTACCTGCGGCCGGAGATCCAGACCCGGGCACTGGACCAGGAGCGCTTTTACGCCTTGGGGATCGACGCCTATCGCATCGCGCGCGCGCTCCTCGACGATCCGGGCTGGCGCGGACCGCTGGATGGCGTCACGGGTACCATCGCTCTCGAGGCAGGGCAGCACTTTTCGCGTGCGCTCGTTCCGGCCCAGTTCGTAGGCGGCACGGTGCGCCCGCTGCACGCTGCGCCGCAATGAGCGACGCGGGCCAGCAAGCGGAGGACGTCGCGCTCGCCTATCTCGAGCGGCAGGGAATGAAGCTGCTCGAGCGCAATTATCGCTGCCGGCTCGGCGAGATCGATCTGGTGATGCGTGAAGGCTCGGCGCTGGTTTTCGTGGAAGTGCGACTTCGAACCTCCAGCCGGTTCGGTGGGGCGCTCGAAAGCATCACCGCCTTCAAGCGCCGGCGCCTGCTCAGCGCCGCCAAGCATTACATGTCGGCTCGCGGTGCGCTGGCGGAATGCCGTTTCGACGCCGTGTTGCTGGACGGCGACGGCAAGCTGTGCTGGCTGCGAGACGCCATCAGTGAGTGAGCATTCGATTCGGCAGGCCTTGTGCAATAATTCGCCTGCGCAAACGACCTGGCCGTGCAGATGGATCTTCTTGCCCGCATCAACCAGCACTTCGCTGACAGCGCGCACCTGAAGCTCCGCGCCATGGAGCTGCTGTCGGAACCGCTAGCGCGGGCTTCGGAGCGCATGGTCCGATGCCTGATGAAGGAGGGCAAGATCCTGGCTTGCGGCAACGGCGGGTCGGCCGCCGACGCGCAGCACTTCGCGGCAGAACTGCTGAACCGCTTCGAGATGGAGCGGCCGCCGCTTGCCGCGGTCGCACTGACGACCGACACGTCGACCCTGACTTCGATCGCCAACGACTACGACTACAACCAGGTGTTCTCCAAGCAGGTCCGGGGGCTCGGCCATCCGGGCGACGTGCTGCTCGCCATTTCCACCAGCGGCAATTCACCCAACGTGATCGAGGCGATCCGCGCCGCCCACGACCGGCGAATGACGGTGATCGCGCTGACCGGAAAGGGCGGAGGCAGAACATCGGAAGAGCTGAATGCCGACGACATTCACATCTGCGTCCCGGCGGACAAGACGGCGCGTATTCAGGAAGTACACCTGTTGTGCCTGCACTGCTTGTGCGATGCTATCGATTGCCTTCTACTCGGAGCGGAGTAAATGAGAGCCAGCCTGCACGTTCCCCTGCTCGTCGCGACCGCGATCCTTTCTCTTCAGGCTTGCGCGCCGTTACTCATCGGCGCCGGAGTCGGCGCCGGCGTGATGATGGCGGAGGATCGCCGCACTGGCGCGACGATGCTGGAAGACCAGACCATCGAAATCAAGGCTGCGAACCGGATCAAGGAGCGTTTTGACGACCAGGTGCGCGTGAACGTGACCAGCTTCAACCGCTTCGTCCTGCTCACCGGTCAGGTTCCGAGCGAGGAGATCAAGAATGAGGTCGCTCTCCTGGTGCTGGAAGTGCCCAACGTACGCAATGTTCAGAACGAACTGGCGATCGCCGGGGCAACCTCGCTCATGGCCCGCAGCAACGACGGCCTGCTCAGCACGCGCGTCAAGGGTCGCCTGGTTCAGAACAAGAACGTCAGCGCCAACCACGTGAAAGTGGTGACCGAAAGCGGGACCGTGTATCTGATGGGCCTTGTCACCCGAGCCGAAGCGGAAGAAGCGGCTCAGACGGCCGCCACCACCGGAGGCGTGCAGCGGGTAGTCAAGGTGTTTGAATATCTTGACTGACCGACCTGTGCTCGCGCGCCATGCCGTAGATTTCCAGCGTCCGCTGTCGCGCGTGGCTGTGATCGACTAGCGGCGCTGGATAGTCCTTCCCGACGAGGCAGCCTGCCGTGTGCTGCACGTCGCGCGGCATCATCCAAGGTTCGTGGATGTATTCCGCGGGCACCCGGGCGAGCTCCGGAAGATAACGCCGGATGAATTCGCCTTCGGGATCAAACTTCTTCGATTGCAGCACCGGATTGAGGATACGGAAATAGGGCTGCGCGTCGCAGCCGGTGGACGCCACCCACTGCCAGTTGCCGTTGTTGGCCGCCAAGTCGAAGTCGTTCAGGCGGGCGGCAAAGTAGCGTTCGCCCAAGCGCCAGTCCACGTGCAGATCTTTGACCAGAAACGACGCAGCGATCATGCGCAGGCGGTTGTGCATGTAGCCGGTCTGGTTGATTTGGCGCATCGCGGCGTCGACGATGGGGTACCCGGTGCGCGCCTCGCACCAGGCGGCGAAATGGCCAGGCGGGTTGGGGAAGCGCAGCGCCTCGCGGCGCGGCTGAAAAGCCCGTTCGCTGACGTACGGGAAGTGGTGCAGGATCGCGAAATAGAATTCCCGCCAGATCAGCTCGACGAGCCATGCGCGCGCGCCATCGCTGTCGTGCGACCAGGCTGCGCGCACCAGCTCCCGGATCGACGCTGTGCCGAAGCGAAGGTGCACCGACAAGTAGGAAGGACCGTGGAGCGCCGGGTAATCGCGCCGTTGCTGGTAGGCGTCGATCCGCGCGAGAAATTCGTCGAACAGCACCCGCGCACCGGACGTCCCGGCCGGTAGGCCGAGCCGTCCCAGATCGGTCGGCACGAACCCCAGATCCTCGAGTGTCGGCATCCTGGATTCGGGCGCAGGAGCCAGTGCATCCCGGTGGCGCTCGACCGGCCAGGACCTCAAGTACGCCGGCGCGATTCGCGCGAGCCACGCGCGCCTGTATGGCGCAAAGACGGTGAACGGCGTGCCCTGAGTGGTCAGAATCTCGTCGGGATCGAAAATAACCTGATCCTTGAACAGATGCAGCGTGCGCCCGTCGGCCAGGAGCCGCGAGCCCACTGCTTCGTCGCGCGCCCTGGCCGCTGGTTCATAGTCGCGGTTGGCGAACACCGCGCCCGCGGACAGTCGCGCCGCGATGTGCGGAATCGCATCGCGCGCCCGGCCGTGAAGCACGTGCAGGCCGCCTCCGATGCGCTCCAGGGCGAGCTTGAGCTCGCGCACGCTGCTCCAGATGAACTCCACCCTGCGGTCGGCGCGAGCGACCAGCGCGTCGAGAATTTCAGTGTCGAACACGAAGACACAGTGCACGCGGCGCGCGCAGCGCAGCGCCAGGGACAGCGCGGCGTGGTCGTACGCGCGCAAATCCCTGCGAAACCACATCACCACGTCGTCGTAGCGGCTCATCACGCAAGTCTGTGCGGCAGCCTGGCGTAGAGTTCTACGGCGTCCGGATAGTCGTGGCGATGGGTCGCCCTGCCATCGGAGCCGAAGCGCAGTTGGCCGACCCCGCACAACGAGTGTCCCCCGCCCCGCAGCCGCCGGATTGCGAAGCGGAATTCCCAGGGCAGGCACCAGGTCCCCCGCGTTATCCACTGCCCCAACCGAAAACTCGGCTCCGAGATTCGGTTGAACGTGTGCGGGAAAATCCACTCAATCCGTGCCACTTTGCGCATGTCGTGAAACGCATCGCTCTTGGCCATGAGGCTCAGCTTGGATCAGCTCCGCGGCAGGCGGCGCCTGCGCGTGGAACCGGCCGAACCCGAGCCGGGGAGGGAAATTTCCCGGGTTCTTGCCAGATGCTTTCGCACTGACCCAAGCTGAACCAGTATGGGCGCCACGCCCGGTTCGGCCTCTGTTCTTTCTCGGGCAACGCGCGCCCTGCGCGCGTCACTCAGCTCCGAAGCGCACAGACGTCTTGCCCAGGTTGCTTTGACCCGATGCCCTGCACTGGTGCCTGCGCCTCGGCCGGTAGTGCGCCAGCGGACAGCGCCTGCCTATGGAATGCCAAATAGGCCGCGAGGTCGGGCCAAGCCGCGCCATCCGTATGGGGTGGGCTGCCCGATGGCAGACACACCACAGCCAGCAACAACACATCAGTGCGCGCTCGCACATGAGCGTATGTCCTAGTCAGACAGTGAGCATTTCGGTAATATTGAGGCGTTCTTCCGAAGTAGTCAAAAGTTTGTCCAGGACATAATAATGGGTACGGCGCTCAAGGAAGCACTGAGCAGCATCAGCTCGGTGGAACGCGATACCGGCCTAAGCAAGGACACCCTGCGCATGTGGGAACGACGCTACGGTTTCCCGGCTCCGCTGCGCGACGCCAATGGCGAGCGGATTTACCCTTCCACCCAGGTAGAAAAACTCCGTCTGCTGAAGCGTTTGCTCGATCGCGGAGAGCGCCCCGGACGGATCATTTCGATGTCGCTCCAGGAACTCGCGGCACTCGGTGCGCAAACTGCGGAGCGCGCCGTCCCACGTCAGGACATCGAGATCTTCCTGCGGCTGATCAAATCTCATCAGCTCGGCGAACTGCGCCGCCACCTCGCGCAGGCCATGGCCCGGCAAGGCCTCCGGACCTTCGTACTGGACACGGTGGCTGCACTCAACGACGCGGTGGGCGAAGCCTGGATGCGCGGCTATCTCGCCGTGTTCGAGGAACATCTGTACACCGAGGTCATGCAAAGCCTGCTGCGCAACGCGATCGCGGGCGTGCAGACCCAGGGCGGCACGCCGCGGGTGCTGCTGACCACGCTGCCCAACGAGCTGCACGCGCTCGGCCTGCTCATGGTGGAGGCTCTGCTCACGCTCGAAGGTGCCCGGTGCATCGCGCTCGGCACCGGAACCCCGGCGCATGAGATCGTGCAGGCCGCGCAGGCTCATCGCGCGGACATCGTGGCATTGAGCTTCAGCGCGGCCTATCAGGAAACCAGGACCGTGGAAGGCTTGCGGGAGCTGCGCTCGATGCTGCCCGAGACGACCGTTCTTTGCGCCGGCGGTGCATCGGTGAGACGCATTCGCAAGGCGATCGATGGCGTATCGCTTCTGGCCGAACTCCAACAGATCCTCCAACTGGTCCAGACGTGGCGGATACAACACGCATGCGCGGCCATCGAGCAGACTTGACGACCAAGAAGAACGCGATCACCGGGTGGGGCGCGCTCCCCGCAACCGACATACCCGTGTGGTTTTCGTCCGGATATGGTCCCGACCAGCCAGGAACTCGACGCAGTGCGACGCGATTTCGACCCCTCGCTGCGGGTAACGCTGCGCGGCTCGGTGGTGCGGCGAACCGGCGATCCGGGACACCCACGAACTGCCGATCGCGGCACTGCAGGACCTGAACCGGTAGCGCAAATCGCTCGCCACGAAGGCGGCCTGAGCCTCGTCGCCCGGCGCGGGCGCGCCTGTATCATGGCGTCTTCGCACGAACCACCATGCGCCCCCCTTTCGAAGCGAAGATCTGCCCTCCTGCCGAATTGCCCCGGCGCCTTGCCACGCTGCCGCGCCCGCTGGTCTTCACCAACGGCGTGTTCGACATCCTGCATCGCGGCCACGTAACCTACCTCGCCCGCGCCCGCGCGCTGGGTCAAAGCCTGGTGGTGGCGCTCAATACCGATGAATCGGCACGACGGCTGGGCAAAGGTCCCGAACGGCCGATCAACACGCTCGAAGACCGCGTGACCGTCATCGCCGCGCTCGAAATGGTGGACCTGGTCACCTGGTTCGAGCAGGACACCCCGCTCGACTGCATCCGGCAATGCCACCCCGACGTGCTGGTCAAAGGCGGCGACTGGCCGGTCGACAGAATCGTCGGCGCAGGCGAAGTGATGAGCTGGGGCGGGCGCGTGCAGTCGATCCCATTCGAGTTCGAACGCTCCACCACCGCGCTGCTGTCCAGAATCCGCGCCTCGTAAGGTACCGCTTCAAGTCTTCGCAGAAGGGAATGAAAATGCCCGCAAGAGCCAATTTCTGGCGCGACACATGGTCGCTCGTCAAACCCTACTGGCGTTCGGAAGAGAAGTTCTCGGCCTGGCTGCTGCTCGGCGCCGTGATCGGGCTCACGCTTGCCATGGTGTACATGAGCGTGCAATTCAACGAGTGGTACAACCTCTTCTACAACGCGCTGCAGGACAAGAACAAGGATGAGACCTGGAAACAGATCGGCCGTTTCTGCGTGCTTGCGGCGATCTACATCGTGATGGCGGTGTACGCCTTCTATCTGAACCAGATGCTGCAAATCAAATGGCGGCGCTGGATGACCGACAAGTACCTCAAGGAGTGGCTGGCCGAACGCATCTATTACCGCCTGCAACTGACCGGCGCGCCGACGGACAACCCTGATCAGCGCATCGCCGAGGACCTGAAGCTGTTCGTCGACGACACGCTCAGCCTGAGCCTGGGTCTGCTCAATGCGGTCGTCACGCTGGTATCTTTCGTCGGCATCCTGTGGACCGTTTCCGGCCCGCTCACCTTTGCCTACAACGGCGGCGAGATCGTCATCCCCGGATACATGGTCTGGGCCGCGCTGATCTATGCCGTCGGCGGCAGCTGGCTGACGCACCGCATCGGCCGGCCGCTGATCGGGTTGAACTTCAACCAGCAGCGCTACGAGGCGGACTTCCGCTTCGCGCTGGTCCGTTTTCGCGAGAACAGCGAAAGCGTCGCGCTGTACGAAGGCGAACAAGACGAATTGAAGACCTTCGGCGCCCGTTTCGCCAACGTCGTGCAGAACTGGTGGCAGATCATGCGACGCCAGAAGATCCTCATCTCGTTCACCGTCGGCTACAACCAGGTGGCGGTGATTTTTCCCTTCGTCGTGGGTCTGCCGCGCTACCTCTCAGGCAGCATCCAGCTCGGCGGACTGATGCAGATCTCCAATGCGTTTGGTCAGGTGCAGGGCGCGCTTTCCTGGTTCATCGGAGCCTACTCCACCTTTGCCTCCTGGAAGGCAACCTCGGACCGGCTGCTCGGCTTCCACTATGCGATCGAGCAGGCACGCATGGACGCCGCCAGGCCCGGTGGCGTGGCCATCGGCGATGAAGAGCGCGACGAGCTGGTGATCGAGGATGTGGCGCTTAGCCTGCCCAATGGCGAGGCGCTGGTCGCGCCCTCCAGCGCTGCGGTCAAGGCTGGAGAGCGCGTGCTCATCCGCGGACCTTCGGGCTCGGGCAAGACCACGCTGTTCCGTGCGATCGCCGGCATCTGGCCGTTCGGCTCGGGACGGGTACGCCGGCCGAGGAACTTCCGGGTGCTGTTTCTGCCGCAACGTCCCTACGTGCCGATCGGCACGCTCAAGCAGGTCGTGACCTATCCGGAGAACGACGGCGCATTCACTTCCGAGCAGGTCGCCGAGGTGCTGGAAGCGTGCAGCTTGTCGCATCTTGTCGGCAGGCTGGAGGAATCGCGCCATTGGGCGCTAGAGCTATCGCCGGGAGAGCAGCAACGCATCGCGTTCGCGCGCGCATTGCTCATCAAGCCCTCCTGGCTCTTTCTCGACGAGGCCACCTCGGCGGTCGACGAAGTTCTAGAGAACAGGCTCTATCGGTTGCTGCACGAGCGGCTGCCGGACACCACGGTGATCTCGATCGGACACCGCCCTGCGCTGCAGGCGTTTCACTCGCGCAAGCTCGAACTCAAGGAAAACGGCACCGGCCTGCGCCAGTTGGTGCCGGCATGAGCACGGCGCCCAGTCGCGGTGCTCAGGCGGGACAGTTGACGGCTCTGAGCTCGGTTCCCGGAAAAAGCGCGCTCAACTCGAGCAGCCTGGCGGACTCTTCTGCAGTCGGATCGCGGATCACGAATGCGGCCTGATCGATGCGCTGGTCGCGCTGGGTCAGTTGCGCCGAGCGCACGCCCTTCGCTCTGAGCTGCGCCAAGTAGGTACGCGCCGCGTCTTCGCTGCGGAAAAGACCCAGCGAAATCGCGTAGCGCCACTGGCCGGACTCGGTCACCGGATAGAAATCGGTGACTCCGAGATTGCGCAGCTCGCCAGCCTTCCTTTCCATCGCCGCCTGCGAGCCCTGCGGCGGCATGTGCACCCACCACCTCGCCACCGCGCCGACCTCGCGCTCGCTCAGGCGCGGGCCCAGCGCGAGGCGGGCCAGCGCGTCGCGCGCCCTCGGCAGATCCGCGCTGACAAAGCCGCGCCACTCAAGGCAGGCCAAAAGAGTTCGCGCAGGCGGAGGCGCGGGCGGTTGCGACATGATCCGGATCTCCTCGGCGTTGACCTGGCGGTGGATCACCTGCGCATCCGGGTCGACGCGCACGTACCCCAGAAAGAGGTAGCCGGCGAGGCCGACGTTGAGCAACGCGAGTCCGGCAACCAGCCATCTCATTCCGGCGTCCCCGCAATGCGGATCAAGCCCTCGAGCACGAGCCTGTCGCGCACCTGCACCGGGCGGTGCAAATGGCGTGCGAGGAGCTGCGCGCTGCCGCCGCTCACCACGATATCCGGTTCGGATCCGGCTTGCGCCCACAACAGCTCGTGCATGCGTTCGATCGCCCCGCAGATGGCCTGGATCGCGCCGCTGCTGATGGCCTCGGGCGTGCTGCGCGGGAACTCGCGGAACTCGCCGCGCTGTGCGCTTAGCTGTGCGGTACTCGAAGCCAGGACATCGTGCATCAGGTCGAATCCGGGAAGAATGATCCCGCCCGGGAAGGTGCCGTCCTCCAGCAGCGCATCGATGGTCACCGCAGTGCCAGCGCAGATCACCAGGCGCGGCGCGGCGCCGAGCGCCCGCGCCGCGATCAGCGCCGCCCAGCGATCAGCACCGAGCTGGGTCGGGTCGGCATAGCGGCTTTTCACGCCGCACTGCTGGGCACGCGCGGCGACGAATCGCACCTGACGGCCCCAAGGGGCGGCGGCGGCGGCGATCGCGGTCGCCGCGACTTCGCCGGCCACGTTGGCCGAGATCACGGTGTGCGGCGCCGCCAGGCCGGCCCAGTCGTGCCGCAGCTGTTCGGCTTCCGCCAGAACGCGCCGCCCGTCCAGCACGAAATCGCAGCCGTCGTGCAACGCCCACTTCACGCGGCTGTTGCCGGCGTCGATCGCAAGAATCAGCGCATCGCTGGACACGGCAGGATTCGGATCAGGATTTTACGGGTCGCAGCGTGAGCTCCCCGCCGTAGTACTTGCGCGTGCCGGAACGCACGGCGAGCATCAGTGCGCCGTCCGGCGCCACGCCCGCCACGCGTCCTTCCTGCATGGTGTTGTCCGGCATGCGCAACCGCACCATTTTATCGTGGTAGGCATGCGCTCGATTCCATTCCTGTGCAAACGGTGCGAAACCTTGCGTGGAGAACTGCGTCAGGACAGCCTCGATCTGCGCGAGCAGCTCTCCAAGCAGCACGTTGCGATCGACCTCGACGCCGATCTGCGCCAGGTCCACGACCGGCTGGTCGATCTCGTCGATCACCGACCGAGGCAAACGCACGTTGAGACCGACCCCGATCACGGCGGCGGTCGGTCCCACCACGTCGCCGGCCAGCTCGATGAGAATGCCCGCGAGTTTGCGATGACGCCACAGCAGATCGTTGGGCCACTTCAGCATCGCGTCGCTCACGCCGTGCCGCCTAACCACTCGCAGCAGTGCGACACCGACCGCCAGCGACAACCCTGAGAGCAGACCCGCCCCTTGCGCGAAGCGCCACAGGATCGAGAACGTCAGGGCACCGCCCAGCCCCGCGTGCCAGCGTCTGCCGCGACGCCCGCGACCGTGGGTCTGCAATTCCGCCACCCGCACCAGACCGGACCCCGCGCCCCGGGCGAGCGCGGCGAGCAGATCGTCGTTGGTCGACGCGGTCTGGTCGACCAGTTCCAAGGACAGTCGCTCGGCACTGGCGCCCATGGCTGCCGTGATGCGCGTGGCATCGAGCCACTGGACTGGCGTGAGCAGCCGATAGCCACGGCCGCGCACGCGCTCCAGCTTCAGCCCGTGCTGCTCCACGTCGTCGAGCGCATTGGACACCGACTCGCGCGAGATCCGCAGCGCGCGACCGAGATCCTCTCCCGAATGGAACTCGCCGTCCTGGAGCAGCCTGAGCACCTGGAGCGTGTACGAGGTCATCGCAGTCAACGGGAAAACCGCCGCACTATAACCGAAGCGCGGACCGCCGCCGCCCTTTGATCGAAATCAATGGCCGGCACCCGTCCGGCAGGCACACTGAAATCCCGTGCAGGAGGAACCAACCATGTACCGTCACATCTTGCTGCCAACCGACGGATCGGCGTTGTCGAAGAAGGCGGTGAAAGCCGGAATCGCCCTTGCGAGCAAGCTTGGCGCCAGGGTCACCGGATTCTATTCACCGGAGCAATACGAAGTGCTGAGTTACGGCGAGTATTTCCCGCCGGAGCTGGTGTCGCGCGCACAGTGGGAGAAACAGAGCAAGCGCATCACCGAGAGGATTCTGGGCCATGCGGCGAAGGAAGCCGCACGTCGCCGCGTGCGCTACGACCAGTACGCTCTGCCCAGCCTCGCGCCCTGGCAGGCGATCGTCGAGGCTGCCCGCAGGAAAAAGTGCGATCTCATCTTCATGGCCTCGCATGGGCGCACCGGGATCGCCGGCGTGCTGCTGGGCAGCCAGGCAGCCAAAGTGCTGGCGCATTCCAGAGTGCCGGTTTTGGTGCACAAGTAGCCCCCGGTTGCGGCCTGCACTGCGGTTAGAATGCGCGCTTGATCCCGATCGGGGAAAGCATGCGCGTTTTGCTGGGCGGCATGGCAGCCGTGCTGCTGCTCTGCGCCGCGGCCTGCTCCGAGGAATCCGCCTACCCATCGCGGCCGGTTCGCCTCATCGTTCCATTTCCCGCCGGAGGCTCCTCCGACCTGATTGCGCGCACCGTCTCGGAGCGAGCGGCCAGGGCGCTCGGCCACCAGATCGTGATCGACAACCGTCCGGGAGCCGGCGGCAACATCGGTACTGAAGCGGCGGCGCGTGCGCCCGCCGACGGTTACACCCTGGTGGAATGCACCATCGGGACCTGCGCCATCAATCTGGCGATCTACAAGAACACGGGCTACAACCTGGAGCGGGATTTCGAACCGATCGTACTGCTCGGCTCGTTGGCCAACGTGCTCACCGTTCATCCGGAAGTGCCGGCACGCACGGTGCGGGAGTTGGTTGGACTGGCGAAGAAATCTCCGGGAAAGATCACGTTCGGGTCCTCGGGTTACGGCTCTTCGCCGCATCTTTGCGGCGAAATGCTCAAGCTGATGGCCGGCATCGACATCGTGCACGTACCCTACAAAGGTTCCGCTCCGGCCATCACCGATCTGCGCGGCGGGCAGATCGACCTGTTCTTCGACAACACGCCTTCGATCCTTCCGCACGTGCAGGCCGGCGCGCTGCGCGCGCTGGCAGTCACCAGCGCGCGCCGCCTCGGCACCTTGCCCGAGGTGCCGACCATGGAGGAAGCGGGATTTCCCAGCTTCGTCGTCACGCCCTGGTTCGGCGTGCTCGCTCCGAAACAC contains the following coding sequences:
- a CDS encoding type III pantothenate kinase, whose product is MSSDALILAIDAGNSRVKWALHDGCDFVLDGRRVLAEAEQLRHDWAGLAAPHTVISANVAGEVAATAIAAAAAPWGRQVRFVAARAQQCGVKSRYADPTQLGADRWAALIAARALGAAPRLVICAGTAVTIDALLEDGTFPGGIILPGFDLMHDVLASSTAQLSAQRGEFREFPRSTPEAISSGAIQAICGAIERMHELLWAQAGSEPDIVVSGGSAQLLARHLHRPVQVRDRLVLEGLIRIAGTPE
- a CDS encoding biotin--[acetyl-CoA-carboxylase] ligase, whose amino-acid sequence is MTSYTLQVLRLLQDGEFHSGEDLGRALRISRESVSNALDDVEQHGLKLERVRGRGYRLLTPVQWLDATRITAAMGASAERLSLELVDQTASTNDDLLAALARGAGSGLVRVAELQTHGRGRRGRRWHAGLGGALTFSILWRFAQGAGLLSGLSLAVGVALLRVVRRHGVSDAMLKWPNDLLWRHRKLAGILIELAGDVVGPTAAVIGVGLNVRLPRSVIDEIDQPVVDLAQIGVEVDRNVLLGELLAQIEAVLTQFSTQGFAPFAQEWNRAHAYHDKMVRLRMPDNTMQEGRVAGVAPDGALMLAVRSGTRKYYGGELTLRPVKS
- a CDS encoding universal stress protein, whose translation is MYRHILLPTDGSALSKKAVKAGIALASKLGARVTGFYSPEQYEVLSYGEYFPPELVSRAQWEKQSKRITERILGHAAKEAARRRVRYDQYALPSLAPWQAIVEAARRKKCDLIFMASHGRTGIAGVLLGSQAAKVLAHSRVPVLVHK
- a CDS encoding tripartite tricarboxylate transporter substrate binding protein, with translation MRVLLGGMAAVLLLCAAACSEESAYPSRPVRLIVPFPAGGSSDLIARTVSERAARALGHQIVIDNRPGAGGNIGTEAAARAPADGYTLVECTIGTCAINLAIYKNTGYNLERDFEPIVLLGSLANVLTVHPEVPARTVRELVGLAKKSPGKITFGSSGYGSSPHLCGEMLKLMAGIDIVHVPYKGSAPAITDLRGGQIDLFFDNTPSILPHVQAGALRALAVTSARRLGTLPEVPTMEEAGFPSFVVTPWFGVLAPKHTPRPIVEKLNRAYNEALADPQVLDRLAEMEVVPGGGTPEVFGLHIRTEVKRWAEVVAARAIKAHEVQ